A single region of the Arthrobacter sp. zg-Y20 genome encodes:
- a CDS encoding Lrp/AsnC family transcriptional regulator — MANLDALDRRLLLELVRDPRVQISDLSEKLGVARNTAQSHVRHLMRAGVIRPAGRDVDLSQLGYDVQAFVTIEVTHRELDGVIAGLRTLPQVLEVHEISGRGDVWCRLTATDTQQLQQALRSVLRIKGVIRTETVLALHEHIPYRTEPLLEKLVPPRE, encoded by the coding sequence ATGGCCAATCTGGACGCACTGGACCGCCGCCTGCTGCTGGAACTGGTAAGGGACCCCCGGGTCCAGATCAGCGACCTGAGCGAAAAGCTCGGCGTAGCCCGCAACACTGCGCAGAGCCATGTGCGGCACCTGATGCGGGCCGGCGTCATCCGCCCGGCCGGGCGCGACGTGGACCTGTCCCAGCTCGGCTACGACGTCCAGGCCTTCGTGACCATTGAGGTCACCCACCGCGAACTGGACGGCGTCATTGCCGGGCTGCGGACCCTGCCGCAGGTGTTGGAGGTACACGAAATATCCGGCCGCGGAGACGTGTGGTGCCGGCTCACCGCCACCGACACCCAGCAGCTGCAGCAGGCCCTGCGGTCGGTGCTGCGGATCAAGGGGGTCATTCGGACCGAAACCGTGCTGGCCCTGCATGAGCACATTCCCTACCGCACCGAGCCGCTGCTGGAAAAGCTGGTTCCGCCCCGCGAGTGA
- a CDS encoding RcpC/CpaB family pilus assembly protein, with protein MPFRRRIVPGPPGSAPSLFTGDRAVGVHPHSRRRRLRRFVARRRRLLAALACCAAAGVAVQALIPPDAERTVVVRAARDLPAGAVLEAGSLATASIPSEAVPPGAHDTLEPLVGRRLATPLLRGSPVTEISLAGSGLLAGAPPGTVAVPLRPADPSVLGLLGPGQLVTVVAASGEADYSAGAAAQDSTAQDGAVVLATAVPVLWVSGASPGAGFPGAGSAAGDWTAGAGEGLVVVAADREDAARLTAASGTGGIYLVLTGG; from the coding sequence ATGCCTTTTCGACGCCGGATTGTTCCCGGCCCCCCAGGTTCCGCCCCGTCTCTTTTCACCGGCGACCGCGCCGTGGGCGTGCATCCACACAGCCGACGACGACGCCTGCGCCGCTTTGTCGCGCGCCGCCGCAGGCTGTTGGCTGCCCTGGCCTGCTGCGCTGCTGCCGGCGTCGCGGTCCAGGCACTGATTCCGCCGGACGCGGAGCGGACCGTGGTGGTCCGTGCCGCCCGGGACCTGCCGGCCGGCGCGGTGCTGGAGGCCGGATCACTGGCAACTGCCAGCATCCCCTCCGAAGCTGTTCCGCCCGGCGCCCATGACACTCTCGAACCGCTGGTGGGGCGGCGCCTGGCCACGCCGCTGTTACGGGGCAGTCCCGTTACTGAAATCTCGCTCGCCGGTTCGGGACTGCTGGCAGGGGCACCACCCGGCACGGTTGCCGTCCCCCTTCGCCCGGCTGATCCTTCGGTGCTCGGCCTGCTGGGGCCGGGTCAACTGGTCACCGTGGTGGCGGCGTCCGGCGAGGCGGACTACAGCGCGGGCGCGGCAGCGCAGGACAGTACTGCGCAGGACGGCGCTGTGGTTCTTGCTACGGCGGTTCCGGTGCTGTGGGTCTCCGGCGCCTCCCCCGGGGCAGGTTTCCCCGGTGCCGGCTCCGCAGCCGGCGACTGGACGGCAGGCGCCGGCGAAGGCCTGGTGGTGGTTGCCGCCGACCGTGAGGACGCGGCCCGGCTTACTGCGGCGTCCGGAACCGGCGGGATATACCTGGTCCTCACGGGAGGGTAG
- a CDS encoding MFS transporter has translation MTVLSELRMQPAARTTRKEWDAAIRPRLILTLAVMSTLLIGANLATPLYPLLGDSLGLSYFGVTLAFASYVLVLVAGLLLVGHWSDYIGRRAALVVAGVVSLAGGLVFGTATGVGALMAGRALQGASVALATGASSAALRELLPHKPEWATRFTLLVSAGGVAAGPVIGGVLSLLPAPTMTPFLIHSAVLAALLVPLCLLKARPAISLSEGRPLAMLRPRKPAVSHRARTQFWIASITGFLSFAAFGFCLSLAPTYFSSIAGTTWRPAIGLLAALALGASAVSQLTGIRGRFTAPVGLTMMGLGIALIPVAGATGSLVLLTVACLAAGFGQGMAFRVVFNEVAAAVEAAEHARIISTVYVITYLGSALPVLGLGAAGGIWGLEPSVAWFSGIITAACLTLAVLSLRRARRTHAR, from the coding sequence GTGACAGTGCTCAGTGAGCTGCGCATGCAGCCCGCCGCCCGGACCACCCGGAAGGAGTGGGACGCCGCCATACGTCCCCGGCTTATCCTGACGCTGGCGGTGATGAGCACCCTGCTGATCGGCGCCAACCTGGCCACCCCGCTGTATCCGCTGCTGGGGGACTCCCTTGGGCTGTCCTACTTCGGCGTTACGCTCGCCTTTGCCTCCTACGTGCTGGTCCTGGTGGCCGGTCTGCTGCTGGTGGGCCACTGGTCCGATTACATTGGCCGCCGCGCCGCGCTGGTGGTGGCCGGCGTCGTTTCCCTCGCCGGGGGACTGGTCTTCGGCACTGCCACCGGCGTCGGCGCCCTGATGGCGGGCCGCGCCCTGCAGGGTGCTTCCGTGGCCTTGGCCACCGGAGCCAGCTCCGCCGCGCTGCGGGAACTGCTGCCGCATAAGCCCGAATGGGCCACCCGCTTTACGCTGCTGGTGTCGGCTGGCGGGGTGGCGGCGGGCCCGGTGATCGGCGGCGTGCTGTCGCTGCTGCCGGCACCCACCATGACGCCGTTCCTGATCCACTCCGCCGTCCTCGCCGCCCTGCTGGTTCCGCTGTGCCTGCTCAAGGCCCGCCCCGCCATTTCGCTGAGCGAGGGCCGGCCGCTGGCCATGCTGCGGCCGCGCAAGCCCGCCGTGTCGCACCGGGCGCGGACACAGTTCTGGATTGCCTCCATCACGGGGTTCCTCAGCTTCGCCGCCTTCGGGTTCTGCCTTTCGCTGGCCCCCACCTATTTCTCCTCGATTGCCGGCACCACCTGGCGCCCGGCCATCGGCCTGCTGGCTGCGCTGGCCCTGGGCGCGTCGGCCGTCAGCCAGCTCACCGGCATCCGCGGAAGGTTTACCGCACCGGTGGGCCTCACCATGATGGGGCTGGGCATTGCGCTGATTCCGGTGGCCGGGGCCACCGGCAGCCTGGTCCTCCTGACCGTTGCCTGCCTGGCCGCCGGATTCGGCCAGGGCATGGCCTTCCGCGTGGTCTTCAATGAAGTCGCCGCCGCCGTGGAAGCTGCCGAACATGCCCGCATCATCAGCACCGTCTACGTCATCACCTACCTGGGCAGCGCTTTGCCGGTGCTCGGCCTCGGAGCGGCCGGCGGCATCTGGGGACTGGAGCCGTCCGTGGCCTGGTTCTCCGGCATCATCACCGCCGCCTGCCTCACGCTGGCCGTCCTGAGCCTGCGGCGGGCACGGCGCACGCACGCCCGCTGA
- a CDS encoding phosphotransferase: MASGSSGPGRASDAVAVFAGAAMRGPLQQMLADRGLRLREWAHLRSHHRPGGAVSALYRVRCGTGNPGSKTGPDDLTLHIGVTTAAVTAMDTAPGLTRARIAGLDLRMWLHPHDPVLASLPWAVDAGAVGQDVFGTGSPARLSLVAYRPLRRAVVRAEHAGSTAYLKLLPKPLLPGLRQRHQLLAAAGLPVPPLLAVPPVHAGDAVALGGLAGISLFRLLASSTALPAGTAIPAPETLLQLLDELPAAALELPHRHAWAERAGDYACTAAAVLPAEEGRIRELAAGIQEVLVSAPAGPTVPVHGDFHEGNLLVTGSEVTGLLDVDGLGPGKRADDLACIMGHLSVLAAAHPHLPHLGETLLRYRLVFEEAVDPASLAARTAGVVLTLVAGSRPVRGTSRVQQARLRLETARQLLRTAQG, encoded by the coding sequence ATGGCATCCGGGAGTTCCGGTCCCGGCCGGGCGTCCGACGCCGTGGCAGTTTTTGCCGGTGCGGCCATGCGCGGGCCTCTTCAGCAGATGCTGGCAGACCGCGGACTGCGGCTGCGGGAATGGGCCCACCTGCGCAGCCACCACCGTCCCGGAGGAGCAGTTTCGGCCCTCTACCGCGTCCGGTGCGGCACCGGGAACCCCGGCAGCAAAACCGGGCCGGATGACTTGACCCTCCATATTGGGGTTACCACTGCCGCTGTCACAGCCATGGATACCGCCCCGGGCCTTACCCGGGCACGGATCGCCGGACTGGACCTGCGCATGTGGCTGCATCCGCATGACCCGGTGCTGGCGTCACTGCCTTGGGCCGTGGACGCCGGGGCCGTGGGTCAGGACGTCTTCGGAACCGGCAGCCCGGCCCGGTTGTCCCTGGTGGCTTACCGGCCGTTGCGCCGGGCCGTGGTGCGGGCTGAGCATGCCGGCAGTACGGCCTACCTGAAGCTCCTGCCGAAGCCGCTGCTGCCGGGACTGAGGCAGCGGCACCAGCTGCTCGCTGCGGCGGGCCTTCCCGTGCCGCCGCTCCTTGCGGTGCCCCCTGTGCACGCCGGTGATGCGGTGGCCCTGGGCGGACTGGCCGGCATCTCGCTCTTCCGCCTTCTGGCCTCAAGTACTGCACTCCCGGCGGGGACCGCTATCCCGGCACCGGAGACCCTTCTGCAGTTGTTGGATGAGCTTCCCGCTGCCGCACTGGAGCTTCCGCACCGGCATGCCTGGGCGGAGCGGGCGGGTGACTATGCCTGCACCGCGGCCGCGGTGCTGCCCGCCGAGGAAGGCCGGATCCGGGAACTGGCAGCTGGCATCCAGGAGGTCCTGGTGTCCGCCCCGGCCGGTCCAACCGTGCCCGTCCACGGGGATTTCCACGAAGGAAACCTGCTGGTCACCGGTTCCGAGGTGACGGGTTTGCTGGACGTGGACGGGCTGGGTCCGGGCAAACGCGCCGATGACCTGGCCTGCATCATGGGGCACCTGTCCGTCCTTGCGGCTGCCCATCCGCACCTGCCGCACCTGGGCGAAACATTGCTGCGCTACCGGCTGGTCTTCGAAGAAGCGGTTGATCCGGCATCCCTGGCCGCCCGGACCGCCGGAGTGGTGCTGACGCTGGTGGCCGGCTCCCGCCCGGTGCGCGGAACGAGCCGCGTCCAGCAGGCCCGTCTCAGGCTGGAGACCGCCCGGCAGCTGCTGCGGACGGCGCAAGGCTGA
- a CDS encoding BadF/BadG/BcrA/BcrD ATPase family protein: MHVLPSTNPADGIAIGLDIGGTKTHGIRLQDGTVTAEARTGSANVQNVSVDAARAALAEIFAQLGTDGVETVVAGSGGVDTPGDEAALRALIAEHVPDAVVRVIHDTRLILAAGEAAEGIAVIAGTGSVAWGINASGRQARSGGWGYLLGDEGSGYWVGREAVRHVLRHSDLERTPDALTNALLPACGVAEPAELIGKFHGSTDRRYWAGKAGLVFEAARAGDPAAADIVHAAAEYLAGTILDVARLLKTAGPVVIGGGLGTHQPLLQDLLRDRLSAAGLTDIRFLSGDPVFGVAYLLANQARSTGAES, translated from the coding sequence ATGCATGTTCTCCCCAGCACCAACCCCGCCGACGGCATTGCCATCGGCCTCGACATCGGCGGCACCAAAACACACGGCATCCGGCTGCAGGACGGCACCGTCACGGCCGAGGCCCGGACGGGAAGCGCCAACGTGCAGAACGTTTCCGTGGACGCGGCCCGGGCGGCCCTCGCGGAAATCTTCGCGCAGCTCGGCACCGACGGCGTGGAAACGGTAGTGGCCGGTTCCGGCGGAGTGGACACTCCCGGAGACGAGGCCGCGCTGCGGGCGCTGATCGCCGAACACGTGCCCGACGCCGTCGTCCGGGTTATCCACGACACCCGCCTGATCCTCGCTGCGGGGGAAGCCGCCGAAGGCATTGCCGTCATCGCCGGCACCGGCTCCGTAGCCTGGGGGATAAACGCATCGGGCCGTCAGGCCCGTTCCGGCGGCTGGGGTTACCTCCTGGGGGATGAAGGAAGCGGCTACTGGGTGGGGCGCGAAGCTGTCCGCCACGTGCTGCGGCACAGCGACCTCGAACGGACACCGGATGCGCTGACCAACGCGCTGCTGCCGGCCTGCGGAGTGGCCGAGCCGGCCGAACTCATCGGAAAGTTCCACGGCTCCACTGACCGCCGCTACTGGGCGGGCAAAGCGGGGCTGGTCTTCGAGGCGGCGCGGGCGGGAGATCCGGCTGCAGCCGACATTGTGCACGCTGCCGCCGAATACCTCGCCGGAACCATTCTCGACGTCGCCCGCCTCCTGAAGACCGCCGGGCCTGTGGTGATCGGCGGCGGGCTCGGGACGCACCAGCCGCTGCTGCAGGACCTGCTGCGGGACCGGTTGTCCGCAGCCGGGTTGACCGATATCCGCTTCCTTTCCGGGGACCCTGTGTTCGGTGTGGCGTATCTGCTGGCGAACCAGGCCCGCAGTACCGGCGCGGAGAGCTGA
- a CDS encoding FmdB family zinc ribbon protein: protein MPTYAYACKDCSHSFDIQQSFSEDSLTVCPECGGRLRKKFNSVGVVFKGSGFYRTDSRDAASSVPAAPAKADAGPAPAAKAESGTSSAAATSSPA, encoded by the coding sequence GTGCCCACGTACGCCTACGCCTGCAAGGACTGCTCCCATTCGTTCGATATCCAGCAGTCCTTCAGCGAAGATTCCCTGACGGTCTGCCCCGAATGCGGCGGCCGTCTTCGCAAGAAATTCAACAGCGTTGGAGTTGTTTTTAAGGGATCCGGTTTCTACCGCACCGATTCCCGCGACGCAGCTTCCTCCGTCCCGGCTGCACCTGCCAAGGCCGACGCCGGCCCGGCGCCGGCCGCCAAGGCCGAAAGCGGCACTTCTTCCGCCGCGGCAACCTCCTCCCCCGCCTAG
- a CDS encoding GNAT family protein yields the protein MQGPAWPVRLESDDVVLRPIRHRDRREWTDVRARNSAWVGPWEATNPVPGGEPPTYGEMVRSLNRQARQDSALPFVITERQDPARAPAIVGQLTVSSIVWGSARMATLGYWVDQARAGRGIVPTAVALATDYCFSALGLHRMEINIRPENRPSLRVVEKLGFRDEGMRLRYLHIDGEWTDHRSFALTAEEVPEGLLNRWNARRHG from the coding sequence ATGCAGGGTCCTGCGTGGCCGGTGAGGCTGGAGAGCGACGACGTTGTGCTCCGGCCGATCCGGCACCGCGACCGGCGTGAATGGACTGACGTCCGTGCACGCAATTCAGCGTGGGTCGGTCCCTGGGAAGCGACCAATCCCGTACCGGGCGGCGAACCGCCCACCTATGGGGAGATGGTGCGCAGCCTCAATAGGCAGGCGCGGCAGGACTCCGCGCTGCCGTTCGTGATTACCGAGCGGCAGGATCCTGCCCGCGCTCCGGCTATCGTGGGGCAGTTGACGGTCTCCAGCATTGTGTGGGGATCCGCGCGGATGGCTACGCTGGGCTACTGGGTGGACCAGGCGCGTGCCGGCCGCGGCATTGTCCCCACCGCCGTCGCCCTGGCCACTGATTACTGCTTCTCCGCACTGGGCCTGCACCGGATGGAAATCAATATCCGGCCCGAGAACCGGCCCAGCCTGCGGGTGGTGGAAAAACTCGGTTTCCGTGATGAGGGAATGCGCCTGCGCTACCTGCACATCGACGGAGAATGGACCGACCACCGCAGTTTTGCCCTGACCGCGGAGGAAGTGCCGGAGGGGCTCTTGAACCGGTGGAATGCCCGCCGGCACGGTTAG
- the galU gene encoding UTP--glucose-1-phosphate uridylyltransferase GalU, producing MTTSRPTITKAVIPAAGLGTRFLPATKAMPKEMLPVVDKPAIQYVVEEAVNAGMSDILMITGRNKRSLEDHFDRVPFIEKTLEDKGDFDKLAMVRAASELGEIHYLRQGDPKGLGHAVLRAKLHVGDEPFAVLLGDDLIDARDELLEQMVAVQAKTGGSVIALIEVDPEQISAYGCADITVVEGEDYVRVNELVEKPDAADAPSNLAVIGRYVLHPSVFEVLEQTGPGRGGEIQLTDALQTLASAEGEGAGVYGVVFRGRRYDTGDKMSYLKAVVTLASEREDLGPGLREWLKDFTGTFEA from the coding sequence ATGACGACGTCGCGCCCCACCATAACCAAAGCCGTAATCCCCGCCGCTGGTCTCGGTACCCGCTTCCTGCCCGCCACCAAGGCAATGCCGAAGGAAATGCTCCCGGTGGTGGACAAGCCCGCCATCCAGTACGTGGTTGAAGAAGCCGTTAACGCGGGCATGTCGGACATCCTGATGATCACCGGACGGAACAAGCGTTCGCTCGAGGACCATTTCGACCGCGTGCCGTTCATCGAGAAGACCCTGGAAGACAAGGGCGACTTCGACAAGCTCGCAATGGTGCGTGCAGCGTCGGAGCTCGGCGAGATCCACTACCTCCGCCAGGGCGACCCGAAGGGACTGGGCCACGCCGTGCTGCGCGCAAAGCTGCACGTGGGCGACGAGCCCTTCGCGGTCCTGCTGGGCGATGACCTCATTGACGCCCGGGACGAGCTGCTCGAACAGATGGTGGCCGTCCAGGCCAAGACCGGCGGGTCGGTGATTGCCCTGATCGAGGTCGACCCCGAGCAGATCAGTGCCTACGGCTGCGCCGACATCACCGTAGTGGAAGGCGAGGACTACGTCCGCGTCAACGAGCTTGTCGAAAAGCCAGACGCCGCTGACGCCCCGTCCAACCTGGCCGTGATCGGCCGGTATGTGCTGCACCCCTCCGTCTTCGAGGTCCTGGAGCAGACCGGCCCGGGCCGCGGCGGGGAGATCCAGTTGACCGACGCACTGCAGACCCTTGCTTCCGCCGAGGGAGAAGGCGCGGGTGTATACGGTGTGGTCTTCCGTGGACGCCGCTACGACACCGGCGACAAGATGAGCTACCTCAAGGCCGTGGTGACCCTGGCCTCCGAGCGTGAGGACCTGGGCCCCGGACTCCGCGAGTGGCTCAAGGACTTCACCGGTACGTTCGAAGCCTAG
- a CDS encoding 5-formyltetrahydrofolate cyclo-ligase: MRQLTKDQARQEFLQNRRGLTDAERTAAARGLAVRGLDGVCELLPAGATVACYLSVGTEPGTGLLLPSLHGAGFHVVAPVCEPGRQLSWCSWTPGIDMVPGIYPNLMEPAGPRYAAADLPGLDLVFVPALAADDAGGRMGKGGGYYDRFLAQLRADGNAAPAVAVVFEQEFVPAGTFETTPLDAAVDAVLTPAAWRKVPV; encoded by the coding sequence ATGCGCCAACTGACAAAGGACCAGGCACGGCAGGAATTCCTGCAGAACCGCCGTGGGCTGACGGATGCCGAGCGGACCGCAGCGGCCCGTGGCCTCGCCGTCCGGGGCTTGGACGGCGTCTGCGAGCTGCTGCCCGCCGGCGCTACGGTCGCCTGCTACCTCTCCGTTGGCACCGAACCGGGAACCGGCCTGCTGCTGCCGTCCCTGCACGGAGCCGGCTTCCACGTGGTGGCGCCGGTCTGCGAACCCGGCCGCCAGTTGTCGTGGTGCTCTTGGACACCCGGTATCGACATGGTGCCCGGGATCTATCCGAACCTGATGGAACCGGCCGGACCGCGCTACGCGGCCGCCGATCTGCCCGGCCTCGACCTGGTGTTTGTTCCCGCACTTGCCGCCGATGACGCCGGGGGCCGGATGGGAAAGGGCGGCGGCTATTACGACCGGTTCCTGGCGCAGCTGCGGGCCGACGGCAACGCAGCACCCGCGGTGGCCGTGGTCTTCGAGCAGGAATTCGTCCCTGCCGGCACCTTTGAAACAACCCCCCTCGATGCGGCCGTGGACGCTGTGCTGACCCCTGCTGCTTGGCGGAAAGTACCGGTTTAA